One stretch of Brachyhypopomus gauderio isolate BG-103 chromosome 8, BGAUD_0.2, whole genome shotgun sequence DNA includes these proteins:
- the dnajc6 gene encoding auxilin isoform X1, translating into MSLLGGYKKKTSYDGYESLQLVDSRGDFSNGGRGGGGGGSGSSFGGSLTAVSLGSKAGLARPDDYSTMDSSDMDGNYGGGLLDMVKGGAGKFFSNFKDNLKDTIKDTSTKVMNQVATYTKGELDIAYITSRIIVMSYPAEAVELGYRNHVEDIRSFLDSRHADHYTVFNLSQRNYRGAKFSNRVSECNWPSKQAPSLHNLFAVCKNMHNWLKQNPKNVCVITCSDGRAPMGVLVCAMFCFCHLFANPVSAMQLLSAKRPTTGLWPSHRRYVGYVCSMVAEKPTVPHSKPLLIKGVTVTPIPCFNKQRSGCRPFCDVLIGETKIFSTAQEYERMREYRVHEGKVAFPLGVSVQGDVVISVYHMRSHALQAKVTNTQIFQIQFHTGFISPGTTVLKFMKSDLDACDSPEKYPQLFHVLLEIEVEDTEKQKDLTPPWEQFPTKDLSPNVLFSSHQEHKDTLAMADPAQGHGALGGRLGPNEESEPSDDEMLSLSSQQSNASNEKVAGAKKADARPPSGPAPPPGPTHIPAEDVDLLGLDGGDVPPPPTSPQLPSTTSTTTAATDLLGDLFGAPPPQPASGPASAQSTPRRPAPSTSPCPSPRPADSFDLFGSAPPAASAPKPADFMGAFLGPGMMGQSDPFLHAARPPSPTVQNVGVGRSSPAPPATPTVNIQQQSTMGGWEWNRPAAQAGGGLGVGSKSATTSPTGSAHNTPTHQAKPNTLDPFANLGNLGASLGGGSGFSSKPTTPTGTGGGFPPMGSPQRPAASPQHAAAGWQPSPGFPSWQHGGSGGQWQPQGQAPHPAQAKGPGPPMPHGSPQNRPNYNVSFSGVSGAPPGGAGGKAQSNVGPKPRASDANFDDLLSGQGFLGSKDRKGPKTIAEMRKEEMAKEMDPEKLKILDWIEGKERNIRALLSTMHTVLWEGETRWKPIGMADLVTPEQVKKVYRKAVLVVHPDKATGQPYEQYAKMIFMELNDAWSEFESQGQKTLY; encoded by the exons ATATGGACGGGAACTACGGGGGAGGACTGCTAGACATGGTCAAAGGAGGCGCTGGAAAGTTCTTCAGCAACTTCAAGGACAACCTGAAGGACACCATCAAAGACACCTCAACCAAGGTTATGAATCAAGTAGCCAC CTACACTAAAGGAGAGCTGGATATTGCTTACATCACCTCACGTATCATAG TGATGTCATATCCTGCTGAGGCAGTGGAGCTGGGCTACAGGAACCATGTGGAGGACATCCGCTCTTTTCTGGACTCACGGCACGCTGACCACTACACTGTTTTCAACCTGTCCCAGAGAAACTACCGTGGAGCCAAGTTCTCTAACCGG GTGTCGGAGTGCAACTGGCCTTCCAAACAAGCTCCGAGCCTTCACAACCTGTTTGCTGTCTGTAAGAACATGCACAACTGGCTCAAGCAAAACcccaagaatgtgtgtgtgatcacatgCTCG GACGGCAGAGCTCCCATGGGCGTGCTGGTCTGTGCCATGTTCTGCTTCTGCCACCTGTTTGCCAACCCAGTATCCGCCATGCAGCTGCTCAGCGCCAAGAGACCCACCACCGGCCTCTGGCCCTCACACAGGAG gtaCGTGGGCTACGTTTGCAGCATGGTGGCAGAGAAACCCACAGTGCCCCATTCCAAGCCGCTTCTCATCAAAGGCGTCACCGTGACCCCCATACCCTGCTTCAACAAACAGCGCAGTGGCTGTCGGCCATTTTGCGATGTCCTGATTGGTGAAACCAAGATCTTCTCCACTGCTCAGGAGTACGAGAGGATGAG GGAGTACAGGGTGCACGAGGGCAAGGTGGCCTTCCCCCTTGGAGTGAGTGTCCAGGGAGATGTAGTGATCTCCGTCTACCACATGCGCTCCCACGCACTGCAAGCCAAG GTGACCAACACACAGATATTCCAGATTCAGTTCCATACGGGCTTTATTTCCCCTGGCACCACAGTCTTAAAGTTTATGAA GTCTGACCTGGACGCGTGTGATTCTCCAGAGAAGTATCCACAGCTGTTCCACGTGCTGCTGGAAATCGAGGTGGAGGACACGGAGAAACAGAAAGATCTCACCCCACCCTGGGAGCAGTTCCCCACCAAAGACCTGAGCCCAAATGTGCTCTTCTCCTCACACCAGGAGCATAAGGACACGCTCGCCAtggcag ATCCCGCACAGGGTCATGGGGCCCTCGGGGGCCGACTGGGGCCCAATGAAGAGAGCGAGCCTTCAGACGATGAGATGTTGTCCCTCTCCAGCCAGCAGAGCAACGCCAGCAACGAGAAAGTCGCCGGGGCCAAAAAAGCAGACGCACGCCCAccctctggccccgcccctccgcCCGGCCCCACCCACATCCCTGCCGAGGACGTGGACCTTCTGGGTCTGGACGGAGGTGATGTTCCACCTCCTCCAACCTCCCCACAGCTCCCtagcaccacctccaccaccacagccGCCACCGACCTACTGGGAGACCTGTTTGGGGCTCCGCCTCCACAGCCCGCGAGTGGCCCCGCCTCTGCCCAGTCCACCCCTAGGAGACCCGCCCCCTCCACGTCCCCTTGTCCTTCACCTCGACCCGCGGACA GCTTCGACCTGTTTGGGTCGGCGCCACCTGCTGCCTCCGCTCCAAAGCCTGCAGACTTCATGGGAGCGTTCCTGGGCCCAGGTATGATGGGGCAATCGGACCCATTCCTGCATGCTGCACGACCTCCGTCTCCCACCGTGCAAAACGTGGGCGTGG GCCGCAGCTCGCCTGCACCACCCGCCACCCCCACCGTAAACATCCAGCAGCAGAGCACCATGGGAGGATGGGAGTGGAACAGACCAGCGGCACAAG CGGGTGGAGGTTTAGGTGTGGGGAGCAAGTCGGCTACTACGAGTCCCACTGGATCAGcccacaacacccccacccaccaggCCAAACCAAACACTCTGGACCCCTTCGCTAACTTGGGCAACCTAGGAGCCTCTCTGGGAG GTGGTTCAGGATTCTCCAGTaaacccaccacccccactggGACAGGCGGAGGCTTCCCCCCGATGGGCTCTCCCCAGAGGCCTGCAGCCTCTCCCCAGCACGCGGCCGCAGGCTGGCAACCCAGCCCTGGTTTCCCGTCATGGCAGCACGGCGGGAGCGGGGGCCAGTGGCAGCCCCAGGGTCAGGCGCCCCATCCAGCCCAGGCCAAAGGCCCCGGGCCCCCCATGCCACACGGCTCCCCCCAGAATAGGCCCAACTACAACGTCAGCTTCTCTGGCGTGAGCGGGGCCCCACCAGGGGGCGCTGGTGGAAAAGCACAATCTAACGTGG GACCCAAGCCGAGGGCTTCGGACGCTAACTTTGATGACCTGCTGTCTGGACAAGGCTTCCTGGGCAGCAAGGACAGGAAGGGCCCGAAGACTATAGCGGAAATGAGAAAAGAGGAGATGGCAAAGGAGATGGACCCAGAGAAGCTCAAG atcCTGGACTGGATCGAGGGGAAGGAACGCAACATTCGGGCGCTGCTCTCCACCATGCACACGGTGCTCTGGGAGGGGGAGACACGCTGGAAGCCCATCGGTATGGCCGACCTGGTCACGCCTGAACAAGTGAAGAAGGTGTATCGCAAGGCTGTGCTGGTCGTCCACCCCGACAAG GCCACTGGACAGCCCTATGAACAATATGCCAAGATGATTTTTATGGAACTAAATGATGCCTGGTCAGAATTTGAAAGCCAAGGACAGAAAACTCTGTACTAA
- the dnajc6 gene encoding auxilin isoform X2, with product MSLLGGYKKKTSYDGYESLQLVDSRGDFSNGGRGGGGGGSGSSFGGSLTAVSLGSKAGLARPDDYSTMDSSDMDGNYGGGLLDMVKGGAGKFFSNFKDNLKDTIKDTSTKVMNQVATYTKGELDIAYITSRIIVMSYPAEAVELGYRNHVEDIRSFLDSRHADHYTVFNLSQRNYRGAKFSNRVSECNWPSKQAPSLHNLFAVCKNMHNWLKQNPKNVCVITCSDGRAPMGVLVCAMFCFCHLFANPVSAMQLLSAKRPTTGLWPSHRRYVGYVCSMVAEKPTVPHSKPLLIKGVTVTPIPCFNKQRSGCRPFCDVLIGETKIFSTAQEYERMREYRVHEGKVAFPLGVSVQGDVVISVYHMRSHALQAKVTNTQIFQIQFHTGFISPGTTVLKFMKSDLDACDSPEKYPQLFHVLLEIEVEDTEKQKDLTPPWEQFPTKDLSPNVLFSSHQEHKDTLAMADPAQGHGALGGRLGPNEESEPSDDEMLSLSSQQSNASNEKVAGAKKADARPPSGPAPPPGPTHIPAEDVDLLGLDGGDVPPPPTSPQLPSTTSTTTAATDLLGDLFGAPPPQPASGPASAQSTPRRPAPSTSPCPSPRPADSFDLFGSAPPAASAPKPADFMGAFLGPGRSSPAPPATPTVNIQQQSTMGGWEWNRPAAQAGGGLGVGSKSATTSPTGSAHNTPTHQAKPNTLDPFANLGNLGASLGGGSGFSSKPTTPTGTGGGFPPMGSPQRPAASPQHAAAGWQPSPGFPSWQHGGSGGQWQPQGQAPHPAQAKGPGPPMPHGSPQNRPNYNVSFSGVSGAPPGGAGGKAQSNVGPKPRASDANFDDLLSGQGFLGSKDRKGPKTIAEMRKEEMAKEMDPEKLKILDWIEGKERNIRALLSTMHTVLWEGETRWKPIGMADLVTPEQVKKVYRKAVLVVHPDKATGQPYEQYAKMIFMELNDAWSEFESQGQKTLY from the exons ATATGGACGGGAACTACGGGGGAGGACTGCTAGACATGGTCAAAGGAGGCGCTGGAAAGTTCTTCAGCAACTTCAAGGACAACCTGAAGGACACCATCAAAGACACCTCAACCAAGGTTATGAATCAAGTAGCCAC CTACACTAAAGGAGAGCTGGATATTGCTTACATCACCTCACGTATCATAG TGATGTCATATCCTGCTGAGGCAGTGGAGCTGGGCTACAGGAACCATGTGGAGGACATCCGCTCTTTTCTGGACTCACGGCACGCTGACCACTACACTGTTTTCAACCTGTCCCAGAGAAACTACCGTGGAGCCAAGTTCTCTAACCGG GTGTCGGAGTGCAACTGGCCTTCCAAACAAGCTCCGAGCCTTCACAACCTGTTTGCTGTCTGTAAGAACATGCACAACTGGCTCAAGCAAAACcccaagaatgtgtgtgtgatcacatgCTCG GACGGCAGAGCTCCCATGGGCGTGCTGGTCTGTGCCATGTTCTGCTTCTGCCACCTGTTTGCCAACCCAGTATCCGCCATGCAGCTGCTCAGCGCCAAGAGACCCACCACCGGCCTCTGGCCCTCACACAGGAG gtaCGTGGGCTACGTTTGCAGCATGGTGGCAGAGAAACCCACAGTGCCCCATTCCAAGCCGCTTCTCATCAAAGGCGTCACCGTGACCCCCATACCCTGCTTCAACAAACAGCGCAGTGGCTGTCGGCCATTTTGCGATGTCCTGATTGGTGAAACCAAGATCTTCTCCACTGCTCAGGAGTACGAGAGGATGAG GGAGTACAGGGTGCACGAGGGCAAGGTGGCCTTCCCCCTTGGAGTGAGTGTCCAGGGAGATGTAGTGATCTCCGTCTACCACATGCGCTCCCACGCACTGCAAGCCAAG GTGACCAACACACAGATATTCCAGATTCAGTTCCATACGGGCTTTATTTCCCCTGGCACCACAGTCTTAAAGTTTATGAA GTCTGACCTGGACGCGTGTGATTCTCCAGAGAAGTATCCACAGCTGTTCCACGTGCTGCTGGAAATCGAGGTGGAGGACACGGAGAAACAGAAAGATCTCACCCCACCCTGGGAGCAGTTCCCCACCAAAGACCTGAGCCCAAATGTGCTCTTCTCCTCACACCAGGAGCATAAGGACACGCTCGCCAtggcag ATCCCGCACAGGGTCATGGGGCCCTCGGGGGCCGACTGGGGCCCAATGAAGAGAGCGAGCCTTCAGACGATGAGATGTTGTCCCTCTCCAGCCAGCAGAGCAACGCCAGCAACGAGAAAGTCGCCGGGGCCAAAAAAGCAGACGCACGCCCAccctctggccccgcccctccgcCCGGCCCCACCCACATCCCTGCCGAGGACGTGGACCTTCTGGGTCTGGACGGAGGTGATGTTCCACCTCCTCCAACCTCCCCACAGCTCCCtagcaccacctccaccaccacagccGCCACCGACCTACTGGGAGACCTGTTTGGGGCTCCGCCTCCACAGCCCGCGAGTGGCCCCGCCTCTGCCCAGTCCACCCCTAGGAGACCCGCCCCCTCCACGTCCCCTTGTCCTTCACCTCGACCCGCGGACA GCTTCGACCTGTTTGGGTCGGCGCCACCTGCTGCCTCCGCTCCAAAGCCTGCAGACTTCATGGGAGCGTTCCTGGGCCCAG GCCGCAGCTCGCCTGCACCACCCGCCACCCCCACCGTAAACATCCAGCAGCAGAGCACCATGGGAGGATGGGAGTGGAACAGACCAGCGGCACAAG CGGGTGGAGGTTTAGGTGTGGGGAGCAAGTCGGCTACTACGAGTCCCACTGGATCAGcccacaacacccccacccaccaggCCAAACCAAACACTCTGGACCCCTTCGCTAACTTGGGCAACCTAGGAGCCTCTCTGGGAG GTGGTTCAGGATTCTCCAGTaaacccaccacccccactggGACAGGCGGAGGCTTCCCCCCGATGGGCTCTCCCCAGAGGCCTGCAGCCTCTCCCCAGCACGCGGCCGCAGGCTGGCAACCCAGCCCTGGTTTCCCGTCATGGCAGCACGGCGGGAGCGGGGGCCAGTGGCAGCCCCAGGGTCAGGCGCCCCATCCAGCCCAGGCCAAAGGCCCCGGGCCCCCCATGCCACACGGCTCCCCCCAGAATAGGCCCAACTACAACGTCAGCTTCTCTGGCGTGAGCGGGGCCCCACCAGGGGGCGCTGGTGGAAAAGCACAATCTAACGTGG GACCCAAGCCGAGGGCTTCGGACGCTAACTTTGATGACCTGCTGTCTGGACAAGGCTTCCTGGGCAGCAAGGACAGGAAGGGCCCGAAGACTATAGCGGAAATGAGAAAAGAGGAGATGGCAAAGGAGATGGACCCAGAGAAGCTCAAG atcCTGGACTGGATCGAGGGGAAGGAACGCAACATTCGGGCGCTGCTCTCCACCATGCACACGGTGCTCTGGGAGGGGGAGACACGCTGGAAGCCCATCGGTATGGCCGACCTGGTCACGCCTGAACAAGTGAAGAAGGTGTATCGCAAGGCTGTGCTGGTCGTCCACCCCGACAAG GCCACTGGACAGCCCTATGAACAATATGCCAAGATGATTTTTATGGAACTAAATGATGCCTGGTCAGAATTTGAAAGCCAAGGACAGAAAACTCTGTACTAA
- the dnajc6 gene encoding auxilin isoform X3, whose protein sequence is MDSSDMDGNYGGGLLDMVKGGAGKFFSNFKDNLKDTIKDTSTKVMNQVATYTKGELDIAYITSRIIVMSYPAEAVELGYRNHVEDIRSFLDSRHADHYTVFNLSQRNYRGAKFSNRVSECNWPSKQAPSLHNLFAVCKNMHNWLKQNPKNVCVITCSDGRAPMGVLVCAMFCFCHLFANPVSAMQLLSAKRPTTGLWPSHRRYVGYVCSMVAEKPTVPHSKPLLIKGVTVTPIPCFNKQRSGCRPFCDVLIGETKIFSTAQEYERMREYRVHEGKVAFPLGVSVQGDVVISVYHMRSHALQAKVTNTQIFQIQFHTGFISPGTTVLKFMKSDLDACDSPEKYPQLFHVLLEIEVEDTEKQKDLTPPWEQFPTKDLSPNVLFSSHQEHKDTLAMADPAQGHGALGGRLGPNEESEPSDDEMLSLSSQQSNASNEKVAGAKKADARPPSGPAPPPGPTHIPAEDVDLLGLDGGDVPPPPTSPQLPSTTSTTTAATDLLGDLFGAPPPQPASGPASAQSTPRRPAPSTSPCPSPRPADSFDLFGSAPPAASAPKPADFMGAFLGPGMMGQSDPFLHAARPPSPTVQNVGVGRSSPAPPATPTVNIQQQSTMGGWEWNRPAAQAGGGLGVGSKSATTSPTGSAHNTPTHQAKPNTLDPFANLGNLGASLGGGSGFSSKPTTPTGTGGGFPPMGSPQRPAASPQHAAAGWQPSPGFPSWQHGGSGGQWQPQGQAPHPAQAKGPGPPMPHGSPQNRPNYNVSFSGVSGAPPGGAGGKAQSNVGPKPRASDANFDDLLSGQGFLGSKDRKGPKTIAEMRKEEMAKEMDPEKLKILDWIEGKERNIRALLSTMHTVLWEGETRWKPIGMADLVTPEQVKKVYRKAVLVVHPDKATGQPYEQYAKMIFMELNDAWSEFESQGQKTLY, encoded by the exons ATATGGACGGGAACTACGGGGGAGGACTGCTAGACATGGTCAAAGGAGGCGCTGGAAAGTTCTTCAGCAACTTCAAGGACAACCTGAAGGACACCATCAAAGACACCTCAACCAAGGTTATGAATCAAGTAGCCAC CTACACTAAAGGAGAGCTGGATATTGCTTACATCACCTCACGTATCATAG TGATGTCATATCCTGCTGAGGCAGTGGAGCTGGGCTACAGGAACCATGTGGAGGACATCCGCTCTTTTCTGGACTCACGGCACGCTGACCACTACACTGTTTTCAACCTGTCCCAGAGAAACTACCGTGGAGCCAAGTTCTCTAACCGG GTGTCGGAGTGCAACTGGCCTTCCAAACAAGCTCCGAGCCTTCACAACCTGTTTGCTGTCTGTAAGAACATGCACAACTGGCTCAAGCAAAACcccaagaatgtgtgtgtgatcacatgCTCG GACGGCAGAGCTCCCATGGGCGTGCTGGTCTGTGCCATGTTCTGCTTCTGCCACCTGTTTGCCAACCCAGTATCCGCCATGCAGCTGCTCAGCGCCAAGAGACCCACCACCGGCCTCTGGCCCTCACACAGGAG gtaCGTGGGCTACGTTTGCAGCATGGTGGCAGAGAAACCCACAGTGCCCCATTCCAAGCCGCTTCTCATCAAAGGCGTCACCGTGACCCCCATACCCTGCTTCAACAAACAGCGCAGTGGCTGTCGGCCATTTTGCGATGTCCTGATTGGTGAAACCAAGATCTTCTCCACTGCTCAGGAGTACGAGAGGATGAG GGAGTACAGGGTGCACGAGGGCAAGGTGGCCTTCCCCCTTGGAGTGAGTGTCCAGGGAGATGTAGTGATCTCCGTCTACCACATGCGCTCCCACGCACTGCAAGCCAAG GTGACCAACACACAGATATTCCAGATTCAGTTCCATACGGGCTTTATTTCCCCTGGCACCACAGTCTTAAAGTTTATGAA GTCTGACCTGGACGCGTGTGATTCTCCAGAGAAGTATCCACAGCTGTTCCACGTGCTGCTGGAAATCGAGGTGGAGGACACGGAGAAACAGAAAGATCTCACCCCACCCTGGGAGCAGTTCCCCACCAAAGACCTGAGCCCAAATGTGCTCTTCTCCTCACACCAGGAGCATAAGGACACGCTCGCCAtggcag ATCCCGCACAGGGTCATGGGGCCCTCGGGGGCCGACTGGGGCCCAATGAAGAGAGCGAGCCTTCAGACGATGAGATGTTGTCCCTCTCCAGCCAGCAGAGCAACGCCAGCAACGAGAAAGTCGCCGGGGCCAAAAAAGCAGACGCACGCCCAccctctggccccgcccctccgcCCGGCCCCACCCACATCCCTGCCGAGGACGTGGACCTTCTGGGTCTGGACGGAGGTGATGTTCCACCTCCTCCAACCTCCCCACAGCTCCCtagcaccacctccaccaccacagccGCCACCGACCTACTGGGAGACCTGTTTGGGGCTCCGCCTCCACAGCCCGCGAGTGGCCCCGCCTCTGCCCAGTCCACCCCTAGGAGACCCGCCCCCTCCACGTCCCCTTGTCCTTCACCTCGACCCGCGGACA GCTTCGACCTGTTTGGGTCGGCGCCACCTGCTGCCTCCGCTCCAAAGCCTGCAGACTTCATGGGAGCGTTCCTGGGCCCAGGTATGATGGGGCAATCGGACCCATTCCTGCATGCTGCACGACCTCCGTCTCCCACCGTGCAAAACGTGGGCGTGG GCCGCAGCTCGCCTGCACCACCCGCCACCCCCACCGTAAACATCCAGCAGCAGAGCACCATGGGAGGATGGGAGTGGAACAGACCAGCGGCACAAG CGGGTGGAGGTTTAGGTGTGGGGAGCAAGTCGGCTACTACGAGTCCCACTGGATCAGcccacaacacccccacccaccaggCCAAACCAAACACTCTGGACCCCTTCGCTAACTTGGGCAACCTAGGAGCCTCTCTGGGAG GTGGTTCAGGATTCTCCAGTaaacccaccacccccactggGACAGGCGGAGGCTTCCCCCCGATGGGCTCTCCCCAGAGGCCTGCAGCCTCTCCCCAGCACGCGGCCGCAGGCTGGCAACCCAGCCCTGGTTTCCCGTCATGGCAGCACGGCGGGAGCGGGGGCCAGTGGCAGCCCCAGGGTCAGGCGCCCCATCCAGCCCAGGCCAAAGGCCCCGGGCCCCCCATGCCACACGGCTCCCCCCAGAATAGGCCCAACTACAACGTCAGCTTCTCTGGCGTGAGCGGGGCCCCACCAGGGGGCGCTGGTGGAAAAGCACAATCTAACGTGG GACCCAAGCCGAGGGCTTCGGACGCTAACTTTGATGACCTGCTGTCTGGACAAGGCTTCCTGGGCAGCAAGGACAGGAAGGGCCCGAAGACTATAGCGGAAATGAGAAAAGAGGAGATGGCAAAGGAGATGGACCCAGAGAAGCTCAAG atcCTGGACTGGATCGAGGGGAAGGAACGCAACATTCGGGCGCTGCTCTCCACCATGCACACGGTGCTCTGGGAGGGGGAGACACGCTGGAAGCCCATCGGTATGGCCGACCTGGTCACGCCTGAACAAGTGAAGAAGGTGTATCGCAAGGCTGTGCTGGTCGTCCACCCCGACAAG GCCACTGGACAGCCCTATGAACAATATGCCAAGATGATTTTTATGGAACTAAATGATGCCTGGTCAGAATTTGAAAGCCAAGGACAGAAAACTCTGTACTAA